In Daphnia magna isolate NIES linkage group LG6, ASM2063170v1.1, whole genome shotgun sequence, the following are encoded in one genomic region:
- the LOC116924869 gene encoding transmembrane protein 135 isoform X1 gives MAVFSKENSPFSCYEVGHTWTPFCPSAAAGVGLSCFEEGMKIYSSVYLLSALLSGKIPDIGQLKRIVSSILQSSFFLSCNGFCFISAFCIFRKLCGKFGVLSSGLLPSFLANIIAILVERPTRRPALAVYVTNVASETIYNQLVDRGFLKPIPHGDIVLFSVTLACLFRWFQTTQDHLNFLFKLLRALVGDGELRPSSNILTEKKTGKSIWNRRHILCPHSDGCIQNCFQILVKRFLCGWGLHACVSLVLSFPLLLRKPSNLLVLLRGVKHVRFGAFLASLATTYQAVYCALRWIRGSNGNGKSHSVLAGLFAGISIGFYRNLTLILYLTWKTIEVLYYEGIEAGYLIKVPGFASILYSLSTSVLFHAAVMEPHNLKPAYWKFLMRITGRKISELNRKTLDILGLQSSKLLPNFTPVYETNYLSDQFKLWLQGCGEH, from the exons ATGGCTGTATTTAGCAAAGAAAATTCACCCTTTTCCTGCTATGAAGTTGGTCACACATGGACCCCTTTCTGCCCAAGTGCAGCAGCTGGTGTTGGCCTGTCGTGTTTTGAAGAGGGAATGAAAATTTACTCATCAGTTTACCTG CTATCTGCACTTTTGAGTGGAAAAATACCTGATATTGGCCAATTAAAAAGGATTGTTTCAAGCATATTGCAGTCATCATTTTTCCTGAGTTGTAatggattttgttttattagtGCCTTTTGTATCTTCAG GAAACTATGTGGCAAGTTTGGAGTGTTAAGCAGTGGATTGCTCCCTTCATTCCTGGCTAATATAATAGCAATATTAGTTGAGCGACCAACACGAAGACCTGCTTTGGCAGTTTATGTCACCAATGTG gcttCTGAAACAATATATAATCAATTAGTGGACAGAGGCTTCTTGAAACCTATTCCACATGGAGATATTGTCTTGTTTTCAGTCACATTGGCATGCCTTTTTAGGTGGTTTCAAACTACACAGGATCATTTAAATTTCCTATTCAAATTGCTAAG GGCTCTAGTTGGTGATGGAGAGTTGAGgccatcatcaaatatactaacagaaaaaaaaactggaaaaagtATATGGAATAGAAGACATATATTATGTCCACACTCTGACGGCTGCAttcaaaattgttttcaa ATTCTAGTCAAGCGATTTCTATGTGGCTGGGGTCTTCATGCCTGTGTGTCATTGGTTTTATCTTTTCCACTTCTTCTGAGGAAACCATCAAACTTGTTGGTATTGTTGAGAGGGGTGAAGCATGTACGCTTTGGAGCGTTTCTTGCGTCATTGGCTACGACATATCAA GCTGTTTATTGTGCTCTTCGATGGATTCGGGGTtcgaatggaaatggaaaaagTCATTCTGTTTTAGCCGGTCTGTTTGCTGGAATAAGCATAGGCTTTTACAGAAATTTAACCCTTATCCTCTACCTTACCTGGAAGACTATTGAAGTCCTGTATTATGAAGGAATCGAGGCAGGATATTTGATAAAAGTGCCAGGTTTCGCTTCGATTTTGTACAGTTTATCAACTTCCGTCTTATTTCATGCAG CCGTGATGGAACCGCATAATTTGAAACCTGCCTATTGGAAATTTCTGATGAGAATAACTGGCAGGAA GATTTCAGAATTGAACAGGAAAACTCTAGACATTTTGGGTCTGCAAAGTTCAAAATTGCTGCCAAATTTCACTCCAGTTTACGAAACCAATTATCTTAGTGATCAGTTTAAGCTATGGCTCCAAGGTTGCGGTGAACactaa
- the LOC116924869 gene encoding transmembrane protein 135 isoform X2: MKIYSSVYLLSALLSGKIPDIGQLKRIVSSILQSSFFLSCNGFCFISAFCIFRKLCGKFGVLSSGLLPSFLANIIAILVERPTRRPALAVYVTNVASETIYNQLVDRGFLKPIPHGDIVLFSVTLACLFRWFQTTQDHLNFLFKLLRALVGDGELRPSSNILTEKKTGKSIWNRRHILCPHSDGCIQNCFQILVKRFLCGWGLHACVSLVLSFPLLLRKPSNLLVLLRGVKHVRFGAFLASLATTYQAVYCALRWIRGSNGNGKSHSVLAGLFAGISIGFYRNLTLILYLTWKTIEVLYYEGIEAGYLIKVPGFASILYSLSTSVLFHAAVMEPHNLKPAYWKFLMRITGRKISELNRKTLDILGLQSSKLLPNFTPVYETNYLSDQFKLWLQGCGEH; the protein is encoded by the exons ATGAAAATTTACTCATCAGTTTACCTG CTATCTGCACTTTTGAGTGGAAAAATACCTGATATTGGCCAATTAAAAAGGATTGTTTCAAGCATATTGCAGTCATCATTTTTCCTGAGTTGTAatggattttgttttattagtGCCTTTTGTATCTTCAG GAAACTATGTGGCAAGTTTGGAGTGTTAAGCAGTGGATTGCTCCCTTCATTCCTGGCTAATATAATAGCAATATTAGTTGAGCGACCAACACGAAGACCTGCTTTGGCAGTTTATGTCACCAATGTG gcttCTGAAACAATATATAATCAATTAGTGGACAGAGGCTTCTTGAAACCTATTCCACATGGAGATATTGTCTTGTTTTCAGTCACATTGGCATGCCTTTTTAGGTGGTTTCAAACTACACAGGATCATTTAAATTTCCTATTCAAATTGCTAAG GGCTCTAGTTGGTGATGGAGAGTTGAGgccatcatcaaatatactaacagaaaaaaaaactggaaaaagtATATGGAATAGAAGACATATATTATGTCCACACTCTGACGGCTGCAttcaaaattgttttcaa ATTCTAGTCAAGCGATTTCTATGTGGCTGGGGTCTTCATGCCTGTGTGTCATTGGTTTTATCTTTTCCACTTCTTCTGAGGAAACCATCAAACTTGTTGGTATTGTTGAGAGGGGTGAAGCATGTACGCTTTGGAGCGTTTCTTGCGTCATTGGCTACGACATATCAA GCTGTTTATTGTGCTCTTCGATGGATTCGGGGTtcgaatggaaatggaaaaagTCATTCTGTTTTAGCCGGTCTGTTTGCTGGAATAAGCATAGGCTTTTACAGAAATTTAACCCTTATCCTCTACCTTACCTGGAAGACTATTGAAGTCCTGTATTATGAAGGAATCGAGGCAGGATATTTGATAAAAGTGCCAGGTTTCGCTTCGATTTTGTACAGTTTATCAACTTCCGTCTTATTTCATGCAG CCGTGATGGAACCGCATAATTTGAAACCTGCCTATTGGAAATTTCTGATGAGAATAACTGGCAGGAA GATTTCAGAATTGAACAGGAAAACTCTAGACATTTTGGGTCTGCAAAGTTCAAAATTGCTGCCAAATTTCACTCCAGTTTACGAAACCAATTATCTTAGTGATCAGTTTAAGCTATGGCTCCAAGGTTGCGGTGAACactaa
- the LOC116928623 gene encoding pre-mRNA-splicing factor SYF2-like, with amino-acid sequence MSDKPDLPKSNTNAEASKQIERMKKLRQLHSRRNEARQKNHQEVLEESKRSKLPANWEAKKARADWILETEAQREEAARLGKDYSRSKLLEVGADEAERKERRNQKKNPDKGFADFEQATFRQYSRLVQDIKPNMEEYEKDKANLGDAFYAGKNTIVHGLHKDSPEAMNRMVEDLHKQIEKREKYSRRRRHDDDAEIDYINERNMRFNKKLDRFYGEFTTEIKQNLERGTAI; translated from the exons ATGTCAGACAAGCCAGACCTACCAAAATCCAATACAAATGCTGAAGCCTCCAAACAAATTGAGAGAATGAAAAAGCTGCGACAATTACACAGTCGTCGA AATGAGGCCCGCCAGAAAAACCATCAAGAAGTTCTAGAGGAAAGTAAACGAAGCAAGCTACCTGCTAACTGGGAAGCAAAGAAGGCCCGTGCAGATTGGATTCTAGAGACTGAAGCTCAACGTGAAGAGGCAGCAAGACTTGGGAAAGACTATTCCCGCAGCAAGCTGTTAGAAGTTGGAGCTGATGAAGCTGAacggaaagaaagaagaaatcagaaaaaaaatccagATAAAGGGTTTGCAGATTTTGAACAGGCAACCTTCCGTCAGTATTCCAGGTTAGTTCAAGATATTAAACCTAACATGGAAGAATATGAGAAGGATAAAGCAAATCTGGGAGATGCCTTTTATGCCGGAAAGAACACTATTGTACATGGGTTGCATAAAGATTCTCCGGAAGCGATGAATCGTATGGTGGAAGACTTGCATAAGCAAATAGAAAAGCGTGAGAAGTATAGTCGTCGCAGACGTCACGACGATGATGCCGAAATTGATTACATCAATGAACGGAACATGCGCTTCAATAAGAAACTGGACCGTTTCTATGGGGAATTCACAACAGAAATTAAGCAAAATCTTGAACGTGGTACTGCTATTTAA
- the LOC116924876 gene encoding forkhead box protein O: MAHHNLDLDLDLDSNFEPQQRARSNTWPLPRPENYVEIKEEPCDVDSLCHASGTGMAGMVGGMGINMGGPIDSMKLLDGSCGGSAASAAAAAAAKKNSSRRNAWGNMSYADLITQAIQSSPEKRLTLSQIYDWMVQNVPYFKDKGDSNSSAGWKNSIRHNLSLHNRFMRVQNEGTGKSSWWMINPDAKPGKSARRRATSMETSKYEKKRGRVKKKVDALRAGLMTTPSPSSSVSEGLDMFPESPHLHHPLSHTHGSHPHYQMQQLSPSDFRPRASSNASSIGRLSPIPAVPESEVQDSPWSPQDYPSAADVYGQPGSNTSDRFNPDQLVENIAESMKIRDNGFLAPSSASKSSTNSPASIQQKRQQQSPSASSATNSNGYSLCHQPSYASPYAGQQPPQQDYHSLGGSASSSSSTSSGRAASSGMGRSPQPQRIINGPNDAPNAPPPYSMATLQGLSPSHNLHSLSPPHLLDQQQQQHHNSCNSGLSNVGYGSAAGLPVLGRFCTSSQSSLVNLASTNNCNAIGSSSGLLRAALAQGNNSSSHSPSPPEHSRHESETTPTPSQVMSHLMGVLNNNGVVSGLMPNDLDLNLDSLQGGFEDCNVDEVIKHELSMDGSLDFNFSQHQQMMQQQHQQQQYQLGLQQQHHHHYLQQHHLNHHAAQPTVNSGDFNNMAHFGTSSSSVPASGGTLSSSVVSSQPPPLCSLAALAPGRSWEDF, encoded by the exons ATGGCTCATCACAATTTGGATTTAGATTTGGACTTGGATTCGAATTTTGAGCCGCAACAAAGAGCTCGATCCAACACGTGGCCGTTGCCCCGCCCCGAGAATTACGTCGAGATCAAAGAGGAGCCATGCGATGTGGATTCGTTGTGTCACGCAAGCGGCACTGGCATGGCCGGAATGGTTGGCGGTATGGGCATCAACATGGGCGGCCCCATTGACTCGATGAAGCTACTGGATGGCTCTTGCGGTGGATCGGCAGCCAGTGCCGCTGCAGCGGCCGCTGCTAAAAAGAATTCTAGCAGACGCAACGCCTGGGGTAACATGTCCTACGCCGATTTAATAACACAGGCAATACAGAGCTCGCCCGAGAAGCGATTAACCCTTTCGCAAATCTACGATTGGATGGTCCAGAACGTCCCGTACTTTAAAGATAAAGGCGATAGCAACAGCTCGGCCGGATGGAAG AATTCCATCCGTCACAATTTATCCCTGCATAATCGATTCATGCGGGTGCAAAACGAAGGGACTGGAAAATCGTCGTGGTGGATGATCAACCCGGATGCCAAACCTGGGAAATCAGCCCGCCGCAGAGCCACATCAATGGAAACCTCAAAATACGAGAAAAAACGCGGACGAGTAAAAAAGAAG GTGGATGCGTTACGAGCGGGTCTGATGACGACACCATCGCCAAGTTCTTCCGTTTCCGAAGGTCTCGACATGTTCCCTGAATCGCCGCATCTTCACCATCCGCTGTCGCACACGCACGGCAGTCATCCGCACTACCAGATGCAGCAGCTCAGTCCGAGCGATTTCCGTCCAAGAGCTTCGTCCAACGCCAGCTCGATTGGCCGTCTCTCGCCCATCCCGGCCGTACCGGAATCGGAAGTACAGGACAGTCCTTGGAGTCCGCAGGACTATCCATCGGCCGCCGACGTCTACGGCCAACCTGGCAGCAACACGAGCGATCGTTTCAATCCGGACCAGTTAGTCGAAAATATCGCCGAGAGCATGAAAATCCGGGACAATGGATTCCTGGCTCCGTCGTCGGCCTCCAAGTCATCGACCAATTCTCCGGCCAGCATCCAGCAAAAGCGACAGCAACAATCACCGTCGGCTTCGTCGGCGACGAATAGCAACGGCTATAGCCTGTGCCATCAGCCGAGCTACGCGTCACCTTACGCGGGCCAGCAGCCACCTCAGCAGGATTATCATTCGCTAGGGGGCTCtgcgtcttcgtcgtcatcCACGTCGTCGGGAAGAGCAGCCTCTTCCGGAATGGGACGATCACCGCAGCCGCAAAGGATCATCAATGGGCCGAACGATGCTCCCAATGCGCCACCCCCTTATTCTATGGCCACCTTGCAG gGCCTATCTCCGTCCCATAATTTGCATTCGCTGTCGCCTCCGCACTTACTGgatcaacagcaacaacagcatcaTAACAGCTGCAATAGTGGACTGAGCAACGTTGGCTACGGCAGCGCGGCTGGACTGCCCGTCTTGGGCCGTTTCTGCACCTCGTCGCAGTCGAGCTTGGTGAATTTGGCTTCGACCAACAACTGCAACGCCATCGGCAGCAGTTCGGGTTTGCTCCGAGCTGCCCTCGCTCAGGGCAACAACAGCTCCAGTCACAGCCCTAGTCCGCCCGAGCACAGTCGTCACGAATCGGAGACGACGCCGACCCCATCTCAAGTGATGAGTCATCTGATGGGTGTGCTAAACAACAACGGTGTCGTGTCTGGCTTGATGCCCAACGACTTGGATCTGAACCTGGACTCGCTGCAGGGCGGATTTGAAGATTGCAACGTTGACGAAGTCATCAAGCACGAACTGAGCATGGACGGATCTCTGGATTTTAATTTTAGTCAGCACCAACAAATgatgcagcagcagcaccaaCAGCAGCAGTACCAGCTCGGATTGCAGCAGCAACACCATCACCATTACCTGCAGCAGCACCACCTGAATCACCACGCCGCTCAGCCAACAGTCAACAGTGGCGATTTTAATAATATGGCTCATTTCGGTACATCGTCCAGTTCTGTTCCAGCTTCCGGTGGCACTCTGTCTTCCTCAGTTGTGTCGTCACAGCCGCCGCCGTTGTGTTCTCTAGCAGCTCTGGCACCTGGGCGATCCTGG gAGGACTTCTAA